In one window of Prevotella sp. E13-17 DNA:
- the nusA gene encoding transcription termination factor NusA, producing the protein MAVKKEEKGPSMFETFQEFKETKNIDRTTLVSVLEESFRNVLAKMFGSDENFDVIVNPDKGDFEIHRHRIVVEDGEVKDENKEIALSEALKIEPDYEVGEEVSEEVDFTKFGRRAILNLRQTLASKILELDHDALYQKYKDKVGTVVSGEVYQIWKREVLLMDDEGNELHLLKAEQIPADNYRKGETVRAVVKEVNNDNNNPRIMLSRTSPEFLKRLLEAEVPEIADGLIAIRKVARMPGERAKVAVESFDDRIDPVGACVGVKGSRVHGIVRELCNENIDVINYSNNVQLFIQRALAPAKVTSINLDEENNKAEVYLQPEEVSLAIGKGGMNIKLASMLTEHTIDVFRVVNEGENDEDIYLDEFSDEIDQWVIDAIKALGYDTAKEVLSAPRELLIEKADLEEETVDQMLDVLRSEFE; encoded by the coding sequence ATGGCAGTTAAGAAAGAAGAGAAGGGTCCCAGCATGTTTGAGACCTTCCAGGAATTTAAAGAGACCAAGAACATAGATCGCACCACTCTGGTGAGTGTACTTGAGGAAAGTTTCCGCAATGTACTGGCAAAGATGTTCGGTTCGGATGAGAACTTCGACGTGATCGTGAACCCCGACAAGGGCGACTTCGAGATTCATCGTCATCGTATCGTTGTAGAAGACGGCGAGGTGAAAGACGAGAATAAAGAGATTGCACTGTCTGAGGCTCTGAAGATTGAGCCCGACTACGAGGTCGGTGAAGAGGTGAGTGAGGAGGTTGACTTCACAAAGTTTGGCCGTCGCGCCATTCTGAACCTGCGCCAGACGTTGGCTTCGAAGATTCTGGAACTTGACCATGATGCTCTGTATCAGAAATATAAAGACAAGGTCGGTACTGTCGTTAGTGGCGAGGTCTATCAGATATGGAAGCGAGAAGTGCTGCTGATGGACGATGAGGGCAACGAACTTCACCTGCTGAAGGCAGAGCAGATACCGGCAGACAACTACCGCAAGGGCGAGACCGTTCGTGCTGTCGTGAAAGAGGTGAACAACGATAACAACAACCCACGTATCATGCTGAGCCGCACCAGCCCCGAGTTCTTGAAGCGCCTGCTGGAAGCTGAGGTGCCTGAGATTGCAGACGGACTGATCGCTATCCGTAAGGTGGCCCGTATGCCGGGAGAACGTGCCAAGGTGGCAGTAGAGAGCTTCGATGACCGCATAGATCCAGTAGGAGCATGTGTCGGTGTGAAGGGTAGTCGTGTGCATGGCATCGTTCGCGAACTCTGCAACGAGAATATCGACGTGATCAATTATAGCAATAATGTACAGCTGTTCATCCAGCGTGCTCTGGCACCTGCCAAGGTTACCAGCATTAACCTGGACGAGGAGAACAACAAGGCCGAGGTTTACCTGCAGCCCGAAGAAGTTTCACTTGCTATCGGTAAGGGCGGTATGAACATCAAGCTGGCTTCGATGCTCACAGAACATACCATTGACGTGTTCCGTGTGGTTAACGAAGGCGAGAACGATGAGGACATCTACCTCGACGAGTTCAGCGATGAGATCGACCAGTGGGTTATCGATGCCATTAAGGCACTGGGCTACGACACCGCCAAGGAGGTGCTTAGCGCTCCTCGTGAGTTGCTCATAGAGAAGGCCGACCTCGAAGAAGAGACCGTCGATCAGATGCTCGATGTGCTTCGCTCTGAGTTTGAATAA